AGATTCCCTATGTTCATGGTTTGAAAGATGGAGTGGGGCATAATGTTCACACTAGCCCCAAGATCAAGCAATGCCTTCTCAATTTTATGCGCACCAATGGTGCATGAAATTGTTAAGCTACCTGGATCCTTCAACTTTGGAGGTAGTTTCCTTTGCAAAATGACACTCGTCTCTTCTGACAAAAAGACTTTCTCATGCTCACATACTTTCTTCTTGTTGGTGCACAACTCCTTAAGAAATTTGGCATATTGAGGAATGGACTTAATAGCCTCAATGAGAGGtatattaatctccactttcttcaaaacttcaaaaatatccctattatacttgcttttcttagccggtgcaagacgagatggGAAAGAcacttttggaacatactcttctacttTTGGCTTATCCTTCTTAACATAAGGTATTGTCGAagcacttggctccaccactataggctcatcatgactctcaccttcaagcttcttatactcaatcttgttatccacttcgcaaaacagtaatagcattaaCATCTTCATGCTTCTtgggatttacctcaggttgacttggGAGCTTTCTCAACTGTCTTTCACTCAATGCATTAGtgagttgtcctacttgcatttcaagctttgagATGGACAGAGTATTACtagaaacagtttgttgcaaccgagtcattgaattgctcatctccgCTTGGGAATGCTGCATTATGACTTGTGATGGAGCAAGTTGggtgataaggtcctccatagtagacttctttgcatcttgagaagATGGTGCTTGtggtggagcttgccaaggtctagGCCCTTGGTTGAAATTATGGGGtaaagcataggagaaattggggtgactcttccatcctgggttataggTGTGAGAGAATGGATCATTTTgttgcctatgaaaaggttgaactacATTAGCCTCAACTTCAGGAAATGttccacttctagaacatacatgagtaggatgatcagTGCTTCCACAAATGCCACATGActccaaatttctgctcaaCAAAGTGACTACCACATCCAATTTTCTAGCCAACAGATGTCATCTCTGTATTTGAAGTACCAGCCTCATAAACAGTGTGTCTAGAAATATCAAGATCACGactatcccattgtgaggaattcgCCACCAcattctcaataatttcattagCCTCAGTCGGTTCCTtggccataatatttcctccagcagctgcatctaacttatggcggcattcatcagacAGATGTTGATAGAAGTATGAGATAATCTACCATGGCAAGAACTGATGATGTGGACAACCAATCAATAGAGTCTTGTATCGCTCCCAAGCTTGAAagagtggttctcccttgttctgcctgaagtggaaaatctgatctctcaacctctgtgtccttgactgagtatagaacttctgaataaacttagcagagagttgatcccaagaagtgatagaatttgctGGCAGAGTCTTGAACCAAATCTTAGCACTTTTCTTAAGAGATAAAGAaaatagcttcaaccgtatgaactcttcagatatgtCCTggattttttgagtgccacaaatctccaaaaaaattcaatgtGATCACTGACGTCTTGATTTTCCACTCCTGAAAAGGATGGAAACATGTCgatcacatgacatttaagctcataagagaGGTTTGGAGGAATAGTAGGATAgacgatgcaagattgtctagtagagaattgtggcatagagtagttaGTCCATGATAGTgacaggagcatttgcattgttggcattgtTGCCAACTCCTTCATGATTTTTAGCCATGCTCacttgttcagaatgttctcccaaagtTTTGTCACTAGACGAACTAGAACTTGATGTAGGAGAAATAGATCGAGTGGGAGAGTGCTCCCCAAGAGGGTCCTTGTCTTtttgttccttcgtgcacgttccaagtctagatcaacaggaagaatttctaTGTCTTGAGAaagccttccttgcatgaactacaaacaagaaggaatagtataaggatcactaattatcaagtaAGTAAGCACTAagctaagtatgtaagtatctatgtatacaAACtaaaatggatcaaatataagcaaccgtccccAGCAatggcgccataaacttgttgggtcgaATTCACAGGGATATATCTAATCGAAATGTATActtttatgtatgtatggacaatgcaaaagaGTAAAGTTTCactcaagtttgtttggttAAGCAATTGAActaaagacaagcaaatagtaaagtgtccttggtattttcttggaataaggatgcaaattaCGCTAATGCAACTATCACTAATGCAACTAATATGAATGAGATGAgttaatgaatttgagatgaacaccaaggcttcggaatccccgttgggaaatgacttgcaaagagacaaattcacacacacatttgctaattcgggcataacaaatccgtacctaagtcggttttagagCACTTAAGCCAAAATCTCCCTAAAATtcattactagccatcttattggtctaggttggATATTcttaaatacattctagccatcttattggtctaaacatgcaaaggaattcatgaagatccatggagattaggattcatataaattgtcacctaattaaagggagacacattcataatcaagagtttcaagaagcataatctacttgacatatctaagtaaattcttcaaacaatttcatccaaaaacctaaagtgttggtcaaacacaacaagcatgaagaaattacagcatagaaacacaagatttatacccaaatcaactcatatatatatgtaaatcaagtcatacacaaagtcatcaaacccaaggcttcatcctagccttggcaaaggtggtttagttacacatagagagagagaaaaacacaagaagatatatgagaaaagcatgaataaaccaAATGAAGAATgcctcctcctagctccaagaatcacctttccCCTCTATTTTCGTTCTCTAGAAAGTCTATTCGAAGTGTCAAAAGTGTTTTGCGGCTAGGGCAAATCGCGAATTAAAGCTGGCCCAAAAGCTgttttttgcgcctaggcgtgttgaattcatgTCTAGGCGCAAGCTCATATTTTCGATTCCCTTCAAATCAATGCTCCCTGGGCTGGGCGGATGAAATTATTCTGGGCGTGCATaaatggtgcgcctaggcgtgagccTAGGCACACTTCTTCACCAAAATCTCTGGATTTGTCCTGGAAAATTTCAAAcaaccataacttctccatatgacctctgatttgaatgattttggagTCTACAGAaatcttgagatgtctagtttccaatgccttttgtttcgCTCAATTCTAATAACTTTacagaaagttatgaccatTTTAGCACACAAAGGTCGGTGAACATTTTCTCCAATTCAGCCCCTTTTTCCACCGCTTTTCATTCCAATccacaatcaacctatcaaaatacaaatcaaaaatataaacacactcattatttatcaaaacgaagcctaagagggggagatttctaccaaaaacaataggtattatcatacctatcatccACGTCTATGATTATTATACACAACCGCGTTCACTTCAGGGAATGGTGTGGTGCCCGTAAGATGAGATAGGTGGTTTTTCACTAAAACCTTACCATTTTGTTTAGTAAGAAGTAGGAGGGATATCAATTGAGAACATCGAGTAAAGTCACGGTTTTTATATTGTTGCCACAGGTTTATATCCGCGAGGTGGCAAGCGGTAAATGTATTTTCCTGtttatccactttgatgattttctCACCACATAATTCCAGTTGTGAGACAATTATGTGTAGTGCATAATTATATTCAGATTTAAATCCTTATGAAGGTGGTGTCGATGAAAAATCATTGCTTTCGTCCGATCCTGTTGGGATTCGGCATTTTCTTCAACTATAGTTTTGCTAAGACCTATAGCATCTAGATGGATCTCGACATCACCAATCCATATCAAGTAATTCTTGCCCGTAATATCAAGGGCTGTGAATTACAATTTTGAAAGATTTGACGTGatgataatattaatataaatggaataaaaaaataatacttacTTTGCTTGTTTGAACAAACAAGGATCTGATGCCAACATATTGGTAGAGTCTCGTGCTGATAACGTTTTGTAAATAAGAGAATTTTTCAACTTCAGGATTTAAAGCAAGAGAACAAGAGAATAAGAGACAAGAAAGATAGATTGTTTATTGTTGCAGTGTTTGCTCATATCAATTACAAAGACACCTTGTGTCTCTATATGGAAGAAGACCAACCACTTTCTCAATAtttcctcatattttaataaCTATTGTCACTTCTTTTCTTCATATGAGTCTCTTATATTTATGTAGTGGGACATCCATATGTGATCATTCATTTAAGAGTGATTTATAGCAAGAGTCTCTTTGTTTTCAaaatagttttttgtttttgaaaattaaaattggtttgaaaattcgtttgagtgggtatttttagaaattattttgtaaaattggaaaaaaaattggttttcaACAACCAAAACTAAGATGGGACAAAGACTGGTGGCATTATTGTAAATAAGATGAACTTGTGGTTTTGTTATTCCCTTCTCCGTTTTGAACCAAAGTCGATCTTGAACTAGTGTTTTCGACCTTCGTCGTTTTTGGCATAACAACTTCCGATCTTGAACTAGTGGTGCTTCCGATCTTAAAATTGTTGCTTCCGAATACAATTTCTGATCTTAACAACTCTGGCAATCTTGAATTGGTGGTGCTTCATGGGTCTTGAACTTGATGGGTCTGGGTCTGTGGGGTTTTGAACAATTGGTTTGTCGAACGAGATTTGGGTTTCGAGATTGGCGGTTGAATCCTGATAAGGCTGTGTTGGTGGATGTACCAGTGGTTGCGACCGAGTGTGAGCGTGGGTTTAGGTATGTTACGAATGAGTGAGCGTAGGTCTGGGTTTCGGGAGGGGCGATGTTGGTTCCGATCGTGGGTATGGGTTGTTGTTCAGGCGTGGCATAAGGGTTTGGTAGCAATGCTAGAGTTTGGGTTGTTATTCAGGCGAGGCATTGAGGGTTCGGTTGCGATGCATGTTCTGATCGTAAAGAGAATAACGAGAGATGGAAGTTAtggaaaccaaaaaagaaaaagccatgccaaatgaatttttaacacaaattttatttcttaaatctGTTTTCAAAATCCTTACTCAAAATCAatatttgaaaaccaaaaaaagaaccGCATTTGCTAACAAACTCTAAAAGTTCATTACATGTTTTGTACTAAATTGGTAAAATATGAGTTTTGTTTGGAAATTTTGATAGTTTATTAGTTCTTAAAAATGACTTTtcagtttagattttggaaagaaTTTTAAGCAATAAAAAACCGTTAAAAATTTATTCGGTTTGTGTTATTTGAAAGCTTTTTCTAaatagaaaacataaaattcaCTTGACAGatattgtttcaaaaaaaataattgtagaAAATTCGTTTGGATAGATGCTTTGttaaaccaaaatgatatatgtccataattttttcatccataaacttacataatctatgtgacaaGCCACATAGGCATACCACATAGattaataaaaaagaataaactGACTCTATTAAAGAACCAACAacatctttcttctctcttctatgatatttttcatcctttttttttctctctccatcacTCTCTCCTTCTTCCCGTTTTTCTCTCTAAAATttaatctctctttttcttctccctccaTCATTATCTCTTTGTCTTCCTATTTGAAACCTCGCAAACATGTATTTCACGAGATCTAGAATTCTCATCGTTGCAACAATCAAATTGAAAAGAACCTAGAGCATAGAGAAAGCTCTCGAAGGAGGCTGATggtgaggagaagaagaaatcgAGTAAGAGCAAAGGGATGGGAATCATGAACATAACTACACAAGTAGCATAAGGATTTATCAAATCTACATCTTTAAGGTGGGGTCGGTGGGGATCATGAGCAAATGCTATCTTATACGACTAACGTTGAGGCTTACCATATCTAAATATTTTGAGTGAACTCATGAAGCAGATGTTTTTGAGTGGACCAAGGCgataatcaaatttttttagaCTTGCTTTAGGAAATTTCTATGGTTGGCTagtggttgtaaagtttgacatttcttttgtcttttttcttattatattgacagtgtaattaattacattcaaaGTATAATAAGACTGACAAGCTTACTACGTCACCAATGACAAGTTTAATCACAAGTGTCTTATTTCATTGATAGAGTAACATTTACATATAAAGTGCAATAAGCCTCTGCCAAACTAAATAAGCCAACACTGTCAAGTTTACTcaccagtggcttattacaaTGACAgtgacagtgtaattaattacaagACAATGTAATTAGCCACTTCAAGGTTTGATTACGTTGTACAAAACGAAGAAAGTGCCTTGATTCGAGATCTCTTTTGAAAAATGTTGATTATTCCCGCTGTTTGCAACTAGCTCAAATGGATACAATTCCTTATTACGTTGTCCTAATGgatagtgtaattaattaaattcgaTGTGTAATAAGAAGTCAGAGCATAAAATCCCATTAAAATTTCatctaaaattaatttcaatacaTACCAGTGGGTTCACAATGACATTATTACAACACACATGAAAACCCAGACGAAGATATGAAAGACCTATGAATAGAGCTCTTCAATTCTTGCAACTATAAGCACCCACATGAATTAAAACTATTTAGTCCCTCTTTGGAGTTGAATAAGTCATTTGCCGAAGACCTAGGAAGAGTTTTGGGTGATTGGTCTAAAAAGAACCCAGATTAGTCCCTCTTTGGAGGTGAAGAAGTCATTTACATAAGACCTAGGAAGAGTTTTGGGTTATTGGTCTAAAAAGAACCCAGATTGTTGTAAATGGAGAGGAGTCACTTGTGGAAGGAACTCGATGGATGGAACAATGGGAGTAGTAAGTCACTTGCGGCCGAACTCGGTGGTTTGAAGAACCGCTCCACCTTGATCTTTCCTTGAACGGTCTCACGAGTCCCATTCCAACAACTTTGTCTAACATTTCTTCGTTGGAATCTTTCCTTCTATTCTCTAACCAAATCATTGGGTCCATCCCAACTCAGCTTGGCTCGCTTCCATTGGCGTCAGTGGCGGTCAGATTGGTGGCCGGAAGTGGAGATCCTACGTTGGccatgagagaggaagagagaatatCATtggttgtgagagagagaggagaggaagagagagagagagagaggagagagagagataagagtGGTTTTACTTTTAGGGATAAGCGGTGgctgatttttgtattttttgaaaaaaaaagaatttgaaaTTGCCTTATTGGCATGCTTATGTGACATGACACATAGTTATGCAAGTTTATGGATATTTATATTATAGATATGTAGTGCTTCCACTTATTAAAACACACAAAACAcgtaatatatattataatcatACTTTAGTATAAAAAAAACATGAccatatattaaaacaataacatcAAGGGTGCTTTATTAAACATTTGGTGTGTTTCAATGATCCAACCGCATCAAATTAGCAATATAGTCACGATATCCAGACGCGTTAGTATCTCCTTGATTAGTCAAATCGaacttattattattgttgcttGAGCTTGCCCCCGTTGAAGTTGAAGGATGGATATTGAAAGGATCCATATTGTCCCATGTATTAAAAAGTAGATCTTGTTATGTCTTTTTACGTATAAAATTATGAATTGCACAACAAGCAACTACTATAAGTCTTTGTTGAATTGTTGGGTAAGGGTCATCAATTTCAAAATTGGGAAGCGAGCCTTTAAAActccaaaacatctttcaatCACCATTCTCATTGATGAGTGccgatagttgaacaattctttTCGTGTACGCGGTCCTCTACCTCAATCATGGTACTCTTGTATATGATATCGACCTCTATAAGGTGGTATGAAGCTGGCGATGTAAGGGTATCTAGAATCAACATGATAATATTGGTATGCATGTTCAATTTTGGCATCAGTGGACATAGAAagatataattataataaatctaacaaaaattatattagaaTTTATGTCGATACTTCAAACTAGATGtggaaaattatttttcaatcttGTTATTGTATCTAGAAAGACCCTGGAGTCATTTGTTGTACCCTCCCATCCCACGTAAACAAAGGTAAACATCATATTAAAATCGCAGGCATGCATGACATTCGATGTTACAACTGATTTTCTTCCTCAGCAAGCAGTTAATTTTTCAGCAGGAGCTCATGCACTTATATGTGTGCCAACAATGGCCCCAATGTAGTTTTATAAACAAAAAGTgtgaaattaataaaataacagGAGAATGCATACTAAATAAATTGCAACAATGATGAGTTGGGATTTGCCTCGAACTACAGataatattttgtgttttgcttgtATTGGTCCAGGAGTTCGGTGGACCCTTGTTTTATGAGTTCCTTCCCGTATCTACAAACGGCTTTCAAAGTTTTACTGAAATGACGTGATATAGTATCTGTTGAATGTTGGAATCTATCACCTACAACTTTATGCCGAACATTATGCCCAATTATGTAAAGAAATGTAGCCACATTTTCTTCTACATACACATCCCTCAAATCATCGAAAAGATTACGTGACCTTAGCTCCTCACATAAGTGAATGAAAGAAACCTTATCCAAGCGAAGTAGTTGGTAGCAAACAGTTGATGATCCATTTAGCAATTCAAAGGCACACTCACGGCCAGATAACGATGAAGTCCACATAGGAGTTCTACTAAGACGATGCTCTTCTTGCTCAACAATATCAAGCAGAACAAGTAACTCAAGCAGATCTTCTTCATCGAATCACTTGAGTCCATGTCGTCGTCCATTATTTACCAAAGAATTGGCTAGGATATGAATACTCAAGcatattatattttacattgATGGCAAGGTTCAAATAATTTATAAGCAGGGAATAGAGGAGAGTGGAGTTCACACCATGTAGTCGTTGATTTTCAATCTACTAGAGCTGTCATATTTTAGTCTCTATGTTAATCAAGTATATAGATGCCCCACTTGGTATGATTTACAATATGTAGTTATTGATTATTTTCTAACTAGTAGAGTTGATTTGcctattatatacatatatttgtgcACCCATTACATGTATTTTTATGATGTTTTTGAGTCAATTGAGGATTGATTCTGCTTAACTAGTTCATATTAGCATATTTCAGGTTTAAAGgcatgaattgaagaaaatggacCAAAATCTGAAGAATTGGATGCCAGAGTCAAATCCCAATTAATCGGGGGTGGAGCCCGATCAATCAAGCTATGTGGATGAAGACTAAAATGAAGACAGTTTCAAACTTCGATCGATCGGAGAtggatcccgatcgatcggacttcgCCCATATCGCAAATCTCAATCATGCGACTTGACGAAAAAGCCCCCAAATTCAAATGGGTCCGGTCCAAAATGATACCAACTTACTAATTAAACACCACAATGATTCTAGGGGGTATTTAAGGGTGTAAGAGAGGGTTTTATTGCATTCTGAGAGGCTAGggtttggagagagttggaggCAGCCACTTGGTATGATTTACAATGTGTTGTTTATTGATTATTTTCTAACCAATAGAGTCTTGTCCCATTATCTATTTTCTTATCCATCATCATGTTGATACTAGTCATGCAGTCTAACAATAAAGCAAATTCACACATTTGCACGAGCTTGAATACTGGGTATTTATTCCCATGCAGTGTCGGGCCATCAGTTTTATGTGATCTAAGACGAGCGGCAAGAGGAGTTGCAATGCAGAAATAATTAGGCCATGTAGATATCAATCTGAGTACTTCTGCCTATTTTGAGAACCAATAAAGTCCCCCATAACTATTTCCCTTATTCAATTAATGGTGATCAGGACCTATGCACTTGAAAAAGATTGGTAATAGGAATTTGTAATCACCGCTGACGCCTTAGATAAAGACCACCATGAGAATCAAGACATCAATGTGGTTACACCTCTGCTGAAACTCGGCATCAATCAAATTAGCGAAAGGGCGacaaagcaaaaacaaaaatgctGCTAAAGCAAAAACCAGAGTTTCCATTCTTCTATCCAGCTTGAACATGGAAGCCAATCGACATACATGACATATATATCATGCTAAGTTCAAGTAAATTAATACATATTTGTCCACACAAGCATagttcaataaaataaaataaaaaaatccaaagctCTGAAAGTAGCAGTAGAGCACACAAATAAGTTTTAACAACTACCATTAAAGCAACACACAAACTTGATAAGAATTAGCAGTAGAGCAGTATACTTAAACCATCCAAACAGCCAAGATCCCAACCTACAAGCTCATCAGCCAACCTTCTCTCAGCTCATCCGACATCTCCAAAAACATCTTCCTCCAATCTACATCTTTAAACATTGTCATGGCCTTCACACGGACCTCCATTGGGAATCGTATGCCATTAAGAATACGCATACAAACAACCGAGGAATCATCAGCAGGAGCACTAGTAGCTTCACAACTTGAGGTCTTCAACCTCTCAGCCTTTGTATTTTGAACATTGACAAATGTGTGGAGTGTCTCCCTTATGGCACTCATCTTGGATTCCTTCTTGGACCCTTTGTTGGGCAGCGCAGTCCGTCTTTTGCCACTATGCGTCTTGGGATCCAATTTTCCAGCTTCCATTGAATCTTCCTTATCCACAGGATCCACATATATTTGCACCCCTAACTGCCTAAATCGGGAGTCCAGCTCTTTCTCCTCGTCAGTGTTTGAAGGACTCACGGTTGAAGCATGATGTAAAACTCTAGTGGCTGTCCCAGTGTTAAAAAGAATGCCAAGGTTCCTATAATTTTCACAACCTTTTTTCTTAAATTGTCTAGCAATTGGATGTGCCTACAATAGCAAAATAATAGCACTATCATATACTTATCGTATTTCAACGCGTGATACATATGtgtaaaaaattcaaaaaggcCTCATTAATCAAGTGAAAATTTCTCCATGTATTGCAAGCATGAGTAGGTCTGTCTTCTTTGAATTTATAATCAGCAGCTTTCTCCATATCAATAAAGTGCTCTGCAGATAATTAGATAAGGGAATGAGGAGATGAAGGGAACAGAGACCAATTAAAGCTATAGGAAAATTTAAGCACCTGAAGCTCAAAGGGATCACAgacataaatttattttatagagaaaaaaaacctCAACATTGTATAGTAAAAATGCTATCTGGTATATAGAGCAGCAATCGGTTTCATCTAAATCTCATGTTAGACATACAAAGATGCCTTTGTACAGGCAAGCAGGCTATCGACATCTATGTTTCCACCcccattttaattttcaaaaacagaatATTGTTTTTGGAAACTACAATAAATTTCTCAATATGAGTAGAATGAAGTAAGACACAACATACACACAGACTCACATATAAAGGTATATATTGCTAAACTATACACAGATATGATAGGGACAAGTTTTTGAAGATCATACCATCAATATTAACAGAAGGAGCATATTCAATATCTTCATTTCCTTCTTGATGTCGATCATTGTCTTCTACGCGTACAGGATGttcaatttctctattttcATTCCATTTTTTCCTCACAACATGCTGCCATATATTCTTGAGTGCTTCCTCACGAATAGGCTTAATAAAATAATCACAAGCCCCGTGACTGATACCCTTCATTACAGCGCTTGTCCTCTCATCCGCAGACATCACTACAGTTAAACTTCTTGTTAAGCATAGGAGCAAAGCTTAAAATTCCTTACAAAATGAGATCAATACTCACTTATTACAGGAAGGTCCATTTCCAGTCCAATGTATTCTAAAAGCTTATAGCCATCCATATCTGGCACGTGGACTTCACTCAGTACCACATCAAAACAACCTTTCCTTTCCCGCAACAGACTCAGAGCCATGGTAGCCTGCGAGCAAGATGTAACTGCAGCAAGGACATGGAAAATTAAAGGACTGAACACATTACATATCACAGAGCCAGCAGATGATGATTTAAGTTAAGAACTCAATCAAATTAAAAACGAACCCTTTGCCtagtggtaaagttgcttcaATTAAAGCTAGAGGCCATGgttcaatttaaaaaaaaaaaaaaaaacagcctctccacgAAATTCATAGGGCATCAAATTTTCTACTCAACGAAACCACAAACCCATAAAGTAGAAAAAGTGATAGCCTAAAAAGAGCAGGCACTGACCGCGATACAGACACCGACGTAGCATCATCTCGAGAATCCGCAAGGAAGTGGTGTCGTTGTCCACCAGGAGTACCCTCAAATCCACCGGTAATTGGTCAGAAACTGCCACGGCAGCTCTCTTCGAGGACCGATAGCCACTGGCACTGGTGCCCAGACTGGACGCCACTCTCGGCAAAGCAGCCATAGCAACTATCCACAGCGCTCCACTCCCTCCCAATTAACCAAGAACACCCTACTCCCTCTCCCTCAAAGTGGCGCGTGTCTTCAGAAACCAACAATTCCGCAATTTAGTCGATGTGGGATTCATCGGAGAGAAACAGAAAGataagagagagagtgagagtgacTCTGacagtgagaaaaaaaaaaaaaaaatagttctcTCACTTTATGACTTTCTAGGTCATAAAATGTTAAATTATGCTTTTTTATAACTAATTCCATTTCAAGTTTACTACTATACATATGTTATTATactattatatatttttctttcatcttagattaatttaatttctttgttgttctatttgatatttggtaCAAAGTTACACAATTGTATATAATTAAGTGAAGATtcgtacaaacacaatatacggaaaaaaaaaaaaaaaaagagtgaagaTTCGTATTCATTATACTATTGTTGTTATTATTTATaactaaattaaataattttaaataaataagcGGTTCAACCCTTGACCCTTTGGGTTAATCGGTTGAaccttcaaaaattattttctcgGATTGACTCACGGGTTGGTGGATTACTAAGAGAGTAGCAATAGTGACAACATTTTTTATGCCCACCGTTAACCTCTCCTCTTACAATTTTCAAAAAACTACTAAAGATCTGTTTGGTGGAGtgaaaagattgattttcaatgctagtgaAAGAATTGTGTGGAAAAAAACAGAATTTAAAGCTATGTAATatgttatgatttttataataaattttcttatattttattttactcattttattttatttttattttattttaatcttaatctcataaattaaaatatttatattataatgtttatattaataaaaat
The window above is part of the Tripterygium wilfordii isolate XIE 37 chromosome 3, ASM1340144v1, whole genome shotgun sequence genome. Proteins encoded here:
- the LOC119989245 gene encoding two-component response regulator-like APRR2 isoform X2, coding for MALSLLRERKGCFDVVLSEVHVPDMDGYKLLEYIGLEMDLPVIMMSADERTSAVMKGISHGACDYFIKPIREEALKNIWQHVVRKKWNENREIEHPVRVEDNDRHQEGNEDIEYAPSVNIDEHFIDMEKAADYKFKEAHPIARQFKKKGCENYRNLGILFNTGTATRVLHHASTVSPSNTDEEKELDSRFRQLGVQIYVDPVDKEDSMEAGKLDPKTHSGKRRTALPNKGSKKESKMSAIRETLHTFVNVQNTKAERLKTSSCEATSAPADDSSVVCMRILNGIRFPMEVRVKAMTMFKDVDWRKMFLEMSDELREGWLMSL
- the LOC119989245 gene encoding two-component response regulator-like APRR2 isoform X1, which translates into the protein MAALPRVASSLGTSASGYRSSKRAAVAVSDQLPVDLRVLLVDNDTTSLRILEMMLRRCLYRVTSCSQATMALSLLRERKGCFDVVLSEVHVPDMDGYKLLEYIGLEMDLPVIMMSADERTSAVMKGISHGACDYFIKPIREEALKNIWQHVVRKKWNENREIEHPVRVEDNDRHQEGNEDIEYAPSVNIDEHFIDMEKAADYKFKEAHPIARQFKKKGCENYRNLGILFNTGTATRVLHHASTVSPSNTDEEKELDSRFRQLGVQIYVDPVDKEDSMEAGKLDPKTHSGKRRTALPNKGSKKESKMSAIRETLHTFVNVQNTKAERLKTSSCEATSAPADDSSVVCMRILNGIRFPMEVRVKAMTMFKDVDWRKMFLEMSDELREGWLMSL